GGGCATCTGCCCCCAGATATATTTCTGCTCCGGGAAATTTCTCCTTCTGAAGTGAAAGCCAGGGGAGCAAAACTCTCTCTGTCAAAACTTCGAGAAAAACATGAACAGGATCGGGTCTGGAAATCATTGAAGTAAGCAGTTTTTCAAAATCAATCAATCTGGCTGCCAGCGTGAACGGAGCTGTAAACTGAAGATAGGGTATTGAACCGGTTTTTTCTATGAAGATTTCCGTAGCTTCCAGAACATAGGCAAATCTATCCCGGTTTCTTAAATCATCAGGTGAGTATTTAGGTATGATTTCTTTAACCTGCGAAAGATCCTCTATCAGATTTGCCTCGCTCTGCTGGGGGGCCTGATTTTGAAGAAAATGTATTTTTTTGCCCAATGCTTCAGCCTCGACGTTGTATACATCATAGCCCAGCACAGGCAGATCAAATCCATATCTATTCTGTACTGTCAGGATTGCTTCGACCAGTTTTTCAGGATTTTGATAAACCTCATGTCCATCATTATCAGTAATCTCAAGAGCATGTTCATGCATTTGAGCTGTAAGAGTAAAATCCTGCGACCTGTGAATTTTTGACTGCAGTTCTGGCATCTGTGACCCAGCCTTCCTTTTTCTATAATTATATCGACCAAATAATAATAATTATTGTTTGCGTGGCTTAAATATTTATGATAATATGTTTTTAGGATAAAATTGTATTCTACATAAAATACTACAGGAGGTTAGATAAATATGAAGATGATGAAAGGTGTGCTATTGGCCTTAACTCCAGTAACTTTATATGCTTTGTATAGTTACAGAATGTCCGCTTTTATACTCATAGCAGCTTCTATCATAGCGGCAGTGGCTTCAGAAGCAATCTATCAAAAGCTGACCGGTCAGCCGCTTAAGATAAGCAATTACAGTGGAGTGGTTACAGGTCTGCTTTTTGCTTTTACGCTTTCGCCCTCCACCCCGGTTTATGCAGCAGTTATCTCTGTAGCCTTCGGGGTGATTGTCGGCAAAGAAATATTTGGAGGATTTGCTCGAAATCTATTCAATCCGGCTTTATTGGGCAGACTGTTTTTGATTTTTGCTTTTCCCGCAGCCCTGTCCCCCTGGAGATCCAGGGTTGATCTTTCCAGTACTGCCACCCCCCTTACCAATTTCTGGGATACAGGAGAAATGGCAGCCTCCGGAGATGCTTTTTTAGGACTGGTCTCAGGAAGCCTGGGCGAACTTTCCGCCCTTTTAATTCTGGCTGGAGGAGCCTATATCATTTATAAAAAGTATGCTCGCTGGCGAATTCCCGCCTCCATACTGGCAACTGTAGCTGTCTTTGCTCTGGTGATGGGCCATAATCCAATTTTTCATCTCTTTACTGGCAGTGTTATGATAGGATCTTTCTTTTATGCTACCGATCCCATGACCTCTCCCCGTTATCCGAAAGGGCAGATTGTTTTTGGGATTGGCATAGGTTTGATAATCATGAGTATGAGGTTCTGGGGCTGGCTGCCTGAAGGGGTGGCCTTCGGAATACTGGTGATGAATATCTTCGTTCCTTATCTCGATAGTGCTTTCAAGCCTGCTCGCTAAAGATTTAATGTCAGGCTAATATTTCGGGAGGTGTAAAAATTGACAGAAGCTACCCTCTGGAGGGTGATCACCCTTGCTATCGGTATGTTAATAGTCGGATTTGTAACCTATTCGGTTAAAACCAAACAGGATGAAGAAAATGATACATCTGTCAAAAAAGAGGCCAAAAAAACAGCAATAAAAGGTTCGGTTATCTTCTCAGTTCTTTACATGGTGATTGTGCTGGGAGCTGCCGGTTAAAGGTAAATAAAGGGTATTAATGGGGCAACAACAAATCAACCCGCCGGATTCTAAAGCTGCAGTTAATCCGGCGGGTTTTTTGCCTGCAACAGATCATAAAAAGAATTTAATCGGCCGATCAGATGTCTTTATCTCATCTGGCGCAGCCTGGTAATCCTGTCCTCGGTGGGAGGATGGCTGCTGAAAAGTTTGCTTATGCCCTCGCTGGACAGCGGATTTAAAATAAACATATGAGATGTTGCTTCGTTAACCTCCATATTTTCTCCGCCGCTTTTCATGTATCTCTCCATTTTTTCCAGAGCACTGGCCAGCCCATCCGGCCTGCCCGATATCTCGGCAGCCCGAGCATCCGCTTTGTATTCCCTTGTTCTCGAGATGGCCATTTTCACTATTATCGCCGCCAGGGGAGCAAATATCAAAGCGGCAATCTGCAGCAGCGCTCCCGCTCCTTTGTTTCTCCTCCCGAACAGCATCCTGTATCTGCCCAGCCGGGCAATAAAGGCCAGAGCACCAGCCATCACGGCTGCCAGAGTGCTAATCAGCGTATCGCGATTCTTTATATGAGACAGTTCATGCGCAATAACGCCTTCAAGCTCCTCCTTATCAAGCATGTCCATTATACCTTCGGTCAGGGCTATGGCTGCTTTATTGGGGCTGCGGCCGGTAGCAAAAGCATTGGGCTGATTGGAAGGCGTAATATAAACGTCCGGTTTGGGAAGGTCAGCTTTTCTGCTCAGATCCTCAATCATTCTGTGCAAATTCGGCGCCTTTTCTTTGGGAAGAGGCTTAGATTTAGTCATCTTTATAGCAATCCTGTCACTGTACCAGTAGCTGATAAAATTGAGCACAAGAGCAAATATGAAAGCTGTAAACAGTCCGCCTTCTCCAGCTATAGCTCCGCCCAGAATTATGAAAATCACTGTGAGCAGAGTCATCAAGAGAAAAGTTTTAAATCTGTACATTTTTTCATCACCCCTTTATAAAACGATACACTTATCTTCAAAGCGATTTGCCTATCTTAATTTTAACTTATCTTTACCATCAGTGCAAGCAGATATAATCAGCAGCTCATTATAATTGAAATTATATTCTCAATTTAAGTTATTATTAAAAAAATTTAGTTCTTTATTTCTTTTTAGGCAGGAATCTTTTCAACTGTAGATAATTATATAATTGAAGCTGCAGCCCTCCCTACAGAGCTTAAACATAAGGGACAGATAAATTTTTTTTACAGGCAACTAAATAACACACAAAATTAAAGGAGGTTTTTTCATGGAAGTACTGAAAGTAGCAGCAGATTCCAGTCCTAATTCTGTGGCAGGCGCTCTTGCAGGTGTTCTTCGCGAAGAGGGAGCAGCAGAACTGCAGGCTATAGGGGCCGGAGCTATTAATCAAGCGGTTAAGGCGATCGCTATAGCCAGGGGGTTTGTGGCGCCTTCCGGAATGGATTTGATCTGCATTCCAGCTTTTACTGATATCGAAATAGACGGAGAGGAAAGAACTGCCATTAAATTTATAGTCGAGCCCCGATAATTAATGGCGTTGATATTTTGCTGCTAAATCATTTTCAGAAAATCATTTCCCCCTTCCGGAATTAAGCGGGAGGGGGCTTTATATGTTGTCTTTATCTTGTTTAGCCCTGGCTATTCTGCTATAATAAGATACAGCTGTCAAAATCGATCTGAGGAGGATGTTGACGTGGAGGTATTGATGCTGGGAATCGGGGGCGGGACGGCTTCAGGTAAAACAACTCTGGCGAAGATTTTAAAGAATTCTTTTGCGGATGAAGTTTCCATATTGAAGCTGGATTATTATTATCATGATCTGGAATACTTCGACGAACCTGAAGATCAGATAAACTTCGATCATCCCGATGCTTTCGAAATTTCATTACTCAACCAACACCTGGATAAGCTCAGGGATGGTAAAACGGTCAAAAGACCGGTCTATAACTTTAAAACCAATCGTCGCCTTCAGGAAACCTGCCCGGTTCAGCCCTCCCGCATAATTATAGTCGAGGGAATTCTGGCTCTTTATTATCAATCGCTGTGTTCACAGTACGATCTGAGAATCTATGTCGACACTGACAGCGATATCAGGCTGCTGCGCAGAATCAGCAGGGATATCAAGGAAAGGGATAGAACTCTGCAGTCGGTCAAAAAACAGTATATTTCCACCGTCAAGCCCATGCACGAGCAGTTTGTAGAGCCCAGCAAATCAAAAGCTGATATAATAATTCCCCACGGCGGTTTGAATGATATCGCCAACGATCTGCTGATAGAAAAGATCAGAGGTCACCTGGAAAAGGTGAGCGGGAAATAGCAAAGGATTTTTCAAAAGCTTTGTTTATCCATTTTAAGGAAATTAAAAGGATTTTTGTAATCGCCCCCGAAGTATATATCATCTCAATAAAATGAGGTGAATATAAATGGTTATCAGGGGCGAGAAATTTTGGGCGTTAATCGTGGTCATTGCTGTAGCTGCTTTTTGGTTCGGGCGGGCTGGCATTTTTCCGGGCGGAGAGACTGATTCTGAAGTATCCGGGCCGCCGGCACAGACAGGTCAGGTCGGTTCAGCAGAGGAAGGAGAAAACAGGAACAATGTGAAAATTACAGTGCATGTAGCCGGCGAGGTCAATCAACCCGGGGTTTATCATCTCAAAGAAGGATCACGCATTGTCGATGGAATCATCGCTGCCGGAGGTGAGGGGGATAATGCAAATCTCGATGTGATAAATCTGGCCCGCAGGCTGGAAGACGGTGAAATGATCAACATTCCTGGAGGGAGTCAGGACACAGCAGGAAGCGCCGAAAAGTTTTTGAGCGAAGCAGATTCCGGGAGTTTAGAAAAGAAATCTGGCCAGCAGCCCGCCGGTTATTCTTCGTCTCCAATTGATTTGAATCAGGCCGACGCCTCCCTTTTAGAATCTCTTTCCGGGATAGGTGAGGTCAGGGCTGAGGAGATCGTTGCCTACCGCCGGGAAAATGGAGAATTTAATTCCGTCGAGGAATTGAGCAGAGTGCCGGGAATTGGAGAGGTGACTGTTGAAAATCTGCGCGATCATGTGACGGTCAAATGAAAGGTCTTTATTCCTCTTATCCCTTTTTGTTTGGATTTATCTATCTCATAATATTAATTGAGTTAGCCAGGCTTCTGGAAACTTCAGCGGTATTTTTTTTGAGCCCTGTGATTTTGGCAGCAGCCCTGATCTCAAAGCAGAAAAGCTCATCAAATTTTTTGTGCGGCTTATACTGCGATGATCCAGGGGATGATTCATATTCTGATAAAACAGATATTTTGCTGAAAAAGTTCACAGGTCTTTCCGCCTGGCTGATTTTAATAATGCTTATTATCACGGCGGTTATGTTAGTTCGCTGGGATTTCATCCAGCGCCATAATACCGGTTATTTTCTGGCCGGGCTTTCCGACAGGACGATTGTGGCTGAAGTTATAGATTTTGATCGACACGGTTATATTCTTCGGGCCAGAAAATTCTATCACAAAAGTTTTTATCCGGATCTTTTTTCTGTCCTGATAAGTTTGAATACCAAAAGCGAACTCGACAAAGGCACGGTTTTAGAAGTTCCCGCCGGCAGTATAAACCCGCGGGAATATGACCCGGAAGAAGTCTCCGCCTCTGCCAGGAACATCACCGCAGGAAATTATTATACTGTCAGCGATTTCAATGTTTTAGAGGGTAAAAAGCCTGATTCCAGCAGATTTACTTTCAGCCTGAATAATTTGAGAAGTTTGTTGTCCGGATATCTGGACAAACATTTTCAAGAGGAAGAGTCCAATCTCCTAAAAGCTTTGCTGCTGGGAATGAGAGATAATACCGGAGAGATGGCAGTTTTGATGCGCCGGGCGGGTGTGGGACATCTGCTGGCTCTTTCCGGCCTGCATATAGGATATATAACTATTTTCAGCCTGGGATTTTTACGGGGACTGGGCGGTATTACCGGCATCGATAAAGTAAAATATCTCTCCCTGCCTTTTATTCTGGGATATGTTTTTCTGGCTGGAGCCAGCCCCTCCCTTTTGCGGGCAGGCATCATGAGCTCGGTCTGGATAATCCTGTTTTCTGTGGAACAAAAAACAGCTTCACTGAACGTGCTGGGGTTGACGGGAATATTGGTGCTGCTATTAAACCCCTATTATCTTTATTTGATCAGCTTTCAGCTTTCATTTCTGGTCGTTACCTCTCTGCTTATTTTTCTGCCGCGGTTGAGAGATTTGAGCCCGGTAAAATTTACGCCTTTTTTGCTGAGCCTAACTGCTCAACTGGGTTCTCAACCACTGCTTTTAAGAATTTCAGGGGTATTCAATTTAAATGGTCTGGCTGCCAATCTAATTCTGGTCCCGCTTCTCGGACCCATATTGCTCATAAATCTAATATTTCTGCTGGCTGCTCCTTTCAACTTTCGGGCAGCTTCTTTACTGGCCCGTTTGAGCAGTTTTATGCTCGCTCCTTTT
Above is a genomic segment from Halarsenatibacter silvermanii containing:
- a CDS encoding uroporphyrinogen decarboxylase family protein, producing the protein MPELQSKIHRSQDFTLTAQMHEHALEITDNDGHEVYQNPEKLVEAILTVQNRYGFDLPVLGYDVYNVEAEALGKKIHFLQNQAPQQSEANLIEDLSQVKEIIPKYSPDDLRNRDRFAYVLEATEIFIEKTGSIPYLQFTAPFTLAARLIDFEKLLTSMISRPDPVHVFLEVLTERVLLPWLSLQKEKFPGAEIYLGADALASPPNLSTEMLEEFVLPYVELLKKEVGSGVGIVNWWGEASVKNLEDFLELKREVSPHGEHLRVQDPDLNQIDLSLLKDYVKDQKMHLTLGISARLLNRGDGQQIRQRLKRYIALSEELTHLTIYFCSLGSDTPPENIKHAVSTARSIFQNTN
- a CDS encoding RnfABCDGE type electron transport complex subunit D; protein product: MKMMKGVLLALTPVTLYALYSYRMSAFILIAASIIAAVASEAIYQKLTGQPLKISNYSGVVTGLLFAFTLSPSTPVYAAVISVAFGVIVGKEIFGGFARNLFNPALLGRLFLIFAFPAALSPWRSRVDLSSTATPLTNFWDTGEMAASGDAFLGLVSGSLGELSALLILAGGAYIIYKKYARWRIPASILATVAVFALVMGHNPIFHLFTGSVMIGSFFYATDPMTSPRYPKGQIVFGIGIGLIIMSMRFWGWLPEGVAFGILVMNIFVPYLDSAFKPAR
- a CDS encoding zinc metalloprotease HtpX — protein: MYRFKTFLLMTLLTVIFIILGGAIAGEGGLFTAFIFALVLNFISYWYSDRIAIKMTKSKPLPKEKAPNLHRMIEDLSRKADLPKPDVYITPSNQPNAFATGRSPNKAAIALTEGIMDMLDKEELEGVIAHELSHIKNRDTLISTLAAVMAGALAFIARLGRYRMLFGRRNKGAGALLQIAALIFAPLAAIIVKMAISRTREYKADARAAEISGRPDGLASALEKMERYMKSGGENMEVNEATSHMFILNPLSSEGISKLFSSHPPTEDRITRLRQMR
- a CDS encoding stage V sporulation protein S; this encodes MEVLKVAADSSPNSVAGALAGVLREEGAAELQAIGAGAINQAVKAIAIARGFVAPSGMDLICIPAFTDIEIDGEERTAIKFIVEPR
- the udk gene encoding uridine kinase produces the protein MEVLMLGIGGGTASGKTTLAKILKNSFADEVSILKLDYYYHDLEYFDEPEDQINFDHPDAFEISLLNQHLDKLRDGKTVKRPVYNFKTNRRLQETCPVQPSRIIIVEGILALYYQSLCSQYDLRIYVDTDSDIRLLRRISRDIKERDRTLQSVKKQYISTVKPMHEQFVEPSKSKADIIIPHGGLNDIANDLLIEKIRGHLEKVSGK
- a CDS encoding helix-hairpin-helix domain-containing protein; amino-acid sequence: MVIRGEKFWALIVVIAVAAFWFGRAGIFPGGETDSEVSGPPAQTGQVGSAEEGENRNNVKITVHVAGEVNQPGVYHLKEGSRIVDGIIAAGGEGDNANLDVINLARRLEDGEMINIPGGSQDTAGSAEKFLSEADSGSLEKKSGQQPAGYSSSPIDLNQADASLLESLSGIGEVRAEEIVAYRRENGEFNSVEELSRVPGIGEVTVENLRDHVTVK
- a CDS encoding ComEC/Rec2 family competence protein, with translation MLKKFTGLSAWLILIMLIITAVMLVRWDFIQRHNTGYFLAGLSDRTIVAEVIDFDRHGYILRARKFYHKSFYPDLFSVLISLNTKSELDKGTVLEVPAGSINPREYDPEEVSASARNITAGNYYTVSDFNVLEGKKPDSSRFTFSLNNLRSLLSGYLDKHFQEEESNLLKALLLGMRDNTGEMAVLMRRAGVGHLLALSGLHIGYITIFSLGFLRGLGGITGIDKVKYLSLPFILGYVFLAGASPSLLRAGIMSSVWIILFSVEQKTASLNVLGLTGILVLLLNPYYLYLISFQLSFLVVTSLLIFLPRLRDLSPVKFTPFLLSLTAQLGSQPLLLRISGVFNLNGLAANLILVPLLGPILLINLIFLLAAPFNFRAASLLARLSSFMLAPFFYLTEIMSRLPLYLESEFLREAESFSSLPETFMFSPLLSFYILLFILPHYLEKILVGRKLCSGKMINFRSISLEVFLLFNFLHIAAFLFRQLGKL